Proteins encoded together in one Ipomoea triloba cultivar NCNSP0323 chromosome 4, ASM357664v1 window:
- the LOC116015888 gene encoding uncharacterized protein LOC116015888: MEQLRRRMDELQRKLEAREGSPEPQEVLTSPFTDDVIAEPLPRDFRFPTIKAYTGSADPRAHLHRYRAAIMMAGASDAVMCRGFFATLDGQAQNWFTSLPEKSISTFADLSGKFLTYYASSIPKKKQFANMCKLEQWSTETLTDYLIRWKKEARSVENFDEKAAIPIFTSNVRSGPFHRDLVQNRPKTYAALLDRAARFTEAKEAERKKKEEERGRGRDKAPQEERRTPRPPRQGPRLAPLRCLTPLTHPVSAILEHAEVMGIISYPDECLKVSPNADPNKYCRFHRQQGHDTNECMVLKRQIEELIQRGYLGQYVKRSGQGRPQGPGNVWKKKGGSEPPASGSCKRELDQLTEEEEKELDEPHPQKKQVVRQPHEKKPRREPITFTDDDLPDGPLPHRDALVITLDINNVIVHRVLVDTGSSVNVIYYDTFTKLGLSRKQLTQVRTPLSGFTGDSIETEGSISLEVEIGTQPHVKRWEVEFVVVKSECAHNIILGRPALEDLRSIISMEHLCLKFPTPTGVGVARGDQKVSRSCYLKACRQIGKRDLQVHTIGEKALQGEEGRPRAEPIVETEEVVLDLGRPERVVKVGTGLPADLRGRIIKVIRRFKDVFAWGPEDMPGLDREVITHKLAVLPINTLL, translated from the exons ATGGAGCAGTTACGTAGACGGATGGACGAGCTCCAGCGTAAGTTGGAAGCGCGAGAAGGGTCCCCGGAGCCTCAGGAGGTGTTGACCTCCCCATTCACCGACGATGTCATAGCGGAACCGCTACCGAGGGACTTCCGATTCCCAACCATTAAGGCTTATACGGGGTCGGCCGACCCCCGAGCCCACCTCCACAGGTATCGAGCCGCCATCATGATGGCGGGTGCAAGTGACGCCGTCATGTGCCGAGGTTTTTTCGCGACCCTCGACGGCCAAGCGCAAAACTGGTTCACTTCTTTGCCCGAGAAATCCATCTCAACCTTTGCGGATCTCTCGGGAAAATTCTTGACATACTACGCCAGCAGCATCCCAAAGAAGAAGCAGTTCGCCAATATGTGTAAGTTGGAACAGTGGAGCACGGAAACATTGACTGACTACCTCATCAGGTGGAAGAAGGAGGCGAGGTCAGTGGAGAATTTCGATGAGAAGGCGGCCATACCGATCTTCACCAGCAATGTCAGATCGGGGCCCTTCCACCGCGACCTCGTCCAGAATCGCCCGAAAACGTATGCGGCGTTGCTGGACCGAGCGGCGAGGTTCACTGAGGCGAAGGAGGctgagaggaagaagaaggaggaggaaCGAGGCCGGGGTCGAGACAAGGCACCCCAAGAGGAACGTCGGACTCCAAGGCCCCCGCGCCAAGGGCCCCGGTTGGCGCCCCTTCGTTGCCTGACCCCTCTAACACATCCGGTGAGCGCTATTTTGGAGCATGCCGAGGTCATGGGCATCATATCATACCCGGATGAGTGTTTGAAGGTGTCGCCGAACGCGGATCCGAACAAGTATTGTCGTTTCCACAGACAGCAAGGACACGACACCAACGAGTGCATGGTTCTCAAGAGACAGATCGAGGAGCTGATCCAAAGGGGTTACCTCGGTCAGTACGTTAAGAGGTCGGGGCAAGGCCGACCTCAAGGCCCGGGCAACGTGTGGAAGAAGAAGGGTGGCTCCGAGCCACCCGCCTCCGGGTCGTGTAAGAGGGAGCTCGACCAACTCactgaggaggaggagaaggagtTGGACGAGCCCCACCCTCAAAAGAAGCAG GTCGTCCGCCAACCGCATGAGAAAAAGCCGAGGAGAGAACCTATTACCTTCACAGACGACGACCTCCCGGACGGCCCTTTACCGCATCGCGATGCCTTGGTGATCACCTTGGACATCAACAATGTCATCGTGCACCGGGTGCTGGTGGACACGGGGAGCTCGGTGAACGTCATATACTATGACACGTTCACCAAGCTCGGCCTATCAAGGAAACAATTAACACAGGTCAGAACCCCGCTGTCCGGGTTCACGGGAGACTCCATCGAGACGGAGGGTTCTATCAGCCTCGAGGTGGAGATAGGCACCCAGCCGCACGTCAAGAGGTGGGAGGTCGAGTTCGTGGTCGTCAAGAGCGAATGCGCGCACAACATCATTCTTGGTCGACCCGCCTTGGAAGACCTCCGGAGCATAATATCCATGGAACACCTATGTTTGAAGTTCCCCACCCCGACCGGGGTCGGGGTGGCAAGAGGAGATCAGAAGGTTAGCCGAAGCTGCTATTTGAAGGCATGTCGCCAAATCGGCAAAAGGGACCTCCAGGTCCACACTATCGGCGAGAAGGCGTTACAAGGCGAGGAGGGTCGGCCCCGCGCCGAGCCCATAGTCGAGACTGAGGAGGTCGTGCTGGACCTCGGCCGCCCCGAGAGGGTCGTCAAGGTCGGGACAGGGTTGCCGGCCGACCTCCGGGGTCGAATCATCAAGGTCATCCGGCGCTTCAAGGACGTGTTCGCATGGGGCCCCGAGGACATGCCGGGGCTCGACCGCGAAGTGATCACTCACAAATTGGCGGTACTACCAATAAACACTCTGTTGTAA